Proteins from one Desulfonema limicola genomic window:
- a CDS encoding acyl-CoA dehydrogenase family protein: MDFDLNKEQQMIRKEVRKFAQSEIAPVAQELDEKEEFSVELTKKMGEIGLFGMFVPEKYEGQGMDYLSYIIAVEEIARIDGSQAATVAAGNSLGIGPLYYFGTEEQKKKYLPKLCSGQALWGFGLTEPTAGSDAGGSKTTAVKDGNEWVLNGSKIFITNAACDMSLGVTVQAITGTRPNGKPEYTCFIVEHGMKGFKAVPMHKKMMWRSSNTAELYFDDLRIPEANILGKPGDGFHQMLKTLDGGRLSIGAMGLGGAQGAYEIALKYAKERQQFGQPISKFQAVAFKLADCAMEIECARNLMYKACWLRDKKRPFEKEAAMAKLYCSELMGRVANHSVQIHGGYGLMKEYNAERFYRDQKLLDIGEGTSEVQRIVISRYIGC, from the coding sequence TTGGATTTTGATTTAAACAAAGAACAGCAGATGATCAGAAAAGAGGTCCGTAAATTTGCCCAAAGCGAAATTGCACCTGTAGCACAGGAACTTGATGAAAAAGAGGAATTTTCTGTGGAACTTACTAAGAAAATGGGTGAAATCGGTTTATTTGGTATGTTTGTGCCTGAAAAATATGAGGGTCAGGGCATGGACTATCTTTCCTATATTATTGCAGTTGAAGAAATTGCAAGAATAGACGGTTCCCAGGCTGCAACAGTAGCAGCAGGAAATTCTCTGGGTATAGGCCCCCTTTATTATTTTGGAACTGAAGAACAAAAGAAAAAATATCTGCCCAAATTATGCTCAGGTCAAGCTCTCTGGGGTTTTGGACTGACAGAACCAACAGCAGGCTCTGATGCAGGAGGCAGTAAAACAACAGCAGTTAAAGATGGAAACGAATGGGTATTAAACGGATCAAAAATCTTTATAACCAATGCAGCATGTGATATGTCTCTTGGTGTTACAGTACAGGCTATTACCGGAACCCGTCCTAACGGCAAGCCTGAATATACCTGCTTTATTGTTGAGCATGGCATGAAAGGCTTTAAAGCTGTTCCCATGCACAAAAAAATGATGTGGCGTTCATCCAATACAGCAGAGCTTTATTTTGATGATTTAAGGATTCCAGAAGCAAATATCCTGGGAAAACCAGGAGACGGATTTCATCAAATGCTTAAAACCCTTGATGGAGGAAGGCTTTCCATTGGCGCAATGGGACTTGGAGGCGCACAGGGAGCTTATGAAATTGCCCTGAAATATGCAAAAGAGCGTCAGCAGTTCGGCCAGCCCATCAGCAAATTCCAGGCAGTGGCTTTTAAACTTGCAGACTGTGCAATGGAAATTGAATGCGCCAGAAACCTGATGTATAAAGCCTGCTGGCTCAGAGACAAAAAACGCCCCTTTGAAAAAGAAGCAGCCATGGCAAAACTATACTGCTCGGAACTAATGGGAAGGGTTGCCAACCATTCAGTTCAAATCCACGGCGGCTACGGACTTATGAAAGAATACAATGCAGAACGCTTTTACCGGGACCAGAAGCTTCTGGACATAGGAGAAGGCACTTCCGAGGTTCAGAGAATTGTTATTTCACGTTATATTGGGTGTTAA
- a CDS encoding ABC transporter substrate-binding protein: MIFKKNLSGFIWFVFICFSFVLICEGADISGKNIVIINTSSLINKYNTAHKEFQARVPYQTFSIYLNDNKWQVSDIKALFEKKKPDLVYCIGTKAYMLASRYAPGRDLIFSMVINWRRLPLTQSTFGVSNELSTEMQILMIRYVLPDIKKIGILYSSEFNGEWFLQACKDAEKMAVKIIGISVPDKNKKLISLKKLLADIDLFWLISDPVIITDQETLIKIFKICDIEKKPIFSYNSALVQYGAVLAVSPDESTIGRQAASIAIDIMEKKNISEKIQFPAGTSIIINLKTINKYGLKYNEDMLGTMNEVIK; the protein is encoded by the coding sequence ATGATTTTTAAAAAGAATTTATCAGGTTTTATATGGTTTGTTTTTATATGTTTTTCATTTGTCCTGATTTGTGAAGGAGCAGATATATCTGGAAAAAATATTGTAATTATAAATACAAGCTCTTTAATCAATAAATATAATACTGCACATAAAGAGTTTCAGGCCAGGGTGCCTTATCAGACATTTTCAATCTATCTTAACGATAATAAATGGCAGGTTTCTGATATTAAAGCCTTGTTTGAGAAAAAAAAACCTGACCTGGTTTATTGTATAGGAACAAAAGCATATATGCTTGCAAGCAGGTACGCACCTGGCAGAGATCTTATTTTTTCTATGGTAATTAACTGGCGCAGGCTGCCCCTTACCCAGTCAACCTTTGGTGTTTCCAATGAGTTAAGTACTGAAATGCAGATACTTATGATCCGCTATGTTTTGCCTGATATAAAAAAAATCGGAATATTGTACAGCAGTGAATTTAACGGGGAATGGTTTTTACAGGCTTGCAAAGATGCGGAAAAAATGGCTGTTAAAATTATTGGCATCAGTGTTCCAGATAAAAATAAAAAGTTAATTTCATTAAAAAAATTATTAGCTGATATTGATTTGTTCTGGCTTATATCTGATCCTGTAATTATAACTGATCAAGAGACCTTGATTAAAATATTTAAGATCTGCGATATAGAAAAAAAACCCATTTTTTCATATAACAGCGCTCTTGTACAATATGGAGCAGTTCTGGCTGTTTCTCCTGATGAATCCACTATTGGAAGACAGGCGGCAAGTATTGCCATTGATATAATGGAGAAAAAAAATATTTCTGAAAAGATCCAGTTTCCTGCTGGAACCAGTATTATTATTAATTTAAAAACAATCAATAAGTACGGACTTAAATACAATGAGGATATGCTTGGGACCATGAATGAAGTTATCAAATAA
- a CDS encoding ABC transporter substrate-binding protein → MKYIYLILILILLFSPVTSSLSYAGSEPDWKTSPSLNNGAKWQIAYYQGGEYIPYNKTLAAVIKRLMELDWIENTGISAIQGRDSKEIWNWLSTQAESKYIQFVPDGYYCTKWDRKLRQDISKKIIKRLASTKDIDLVLGMGTWAGQILANNSHQIPVMIISCLDPLASGIIKNPYDSGYDHIYVHVDTLRFEMQIRGFYKTIRFKKLGIAYQDNLNGRSYAALDIVKQMAEQYGFEIIPCHTQIGGDLQKAEQSVIQCFKQLAEKADAIYVTMQLGVNPNTVPELVKIANKSHIPTFSQMGRHEVEQGILMTIEQTDFQYTGDFYAEIAAKILNKAVPRKLPMFFKQPYRWEFNFETAQKIGLDLSSLNLEEDSFYNPDF, encoded by the coding sequence ATGAAATATATTTATTTAATCTTAATCTTAATTTTGCTTTTTTCCCCTGTTACTTCATCTTTATCGTATGCAGGCTCAGAACCAGACTGGAAAACATCACCATCACTCAATAATGGTGCTAAATGGCAGATTGCTTATTACCAGGGCGGCGAATATATTCCTTATAATAAAACCCTTGCTGCTGTAATCAAAAGGCTGATGGAACTGGACTGGATTGAAAATACAGGTATTTCTGCAATTCAGGGCAGGGATTCAAAAGAAATATGGAACTGGCTCTCTACACAGGCTGAAAGCAAATACATTCAATTTGTGCCAGATGGTTATTACTGCACAAAATGGGATAGAAAATTAAGGCAGGATATTTCAAAAAAAATAATCAAACGGCTTGCCAGTACTAAAGATATTGACCTGGTGCTTGGAATGGGCACATGGGCAGGGCAGATTCTTGCAAATAACAGCCATCAAATCCCTGTAATGATTATTTCATGCCTTGATCCTCTTGCTTCAGGCATTATTAAAAATCCTTATGACTCAGGCTATGATCACATCTATGTTCATGTTGATACCTTGCGTTTTGAAATGCAGATACGCGGATTTTACAAAACTATCAGGTTTAAAAAACTGGGAATAGCATATCAGGATAATTTAAACGGCAGAAGTTATGCTGCTCTGGATATCGTAAAGCAAATGGCAGAACAATACGGATTTGAAATTATTCCATGCCATACACAAATTGGCGGAGATCTTCAAAAAGCTGAACAAAGTGTGATACAATGTTTTAAACAGCTTGCAGAAAAAGCAGATGCTATTTATGTTACAATGCAGCTAGGAGTAAATCCGAACACTGTTCCTGAACTGGTAAAAATTGCCAATAAAAGTCATATTCCAACATTTTCACAAATGGGCAGACATGAGGTTGAACAAGGTATTTTAATGACAATAGAGCAAACAGATTTCCAATATACTGGAGATTTTTATGCTGAGATTGCTGCAAAAATTTTAAACAAGGCAGTACCGCGCAAGCTTCCCATGTTTTTTAAGCAGCCTTACAGGTGGGAATTTAATTTTGAAACAGCTCAAAAAATAGGACTGGATTTATCATCTTTGAATCTTGAAGAAGATTCTTTTTATAATCCTGATTTTTAA